In Reichenbachiella agarivorans, one genomic interval encodes:
- a CDS encoding alpha-amylase family glycosyl hydrolase, translating to MNKKIGLVADDGWLEPYESDILQRYNYFQDRLQAIVDQYGSLRDFASGDLYFGLNYDKKQKGWWYREWAPAADGLSLVGDFNHWDPLHHPLTQDETGIWGIFIPDKSEFPLHHGELLKVKVQNAFNERDRIPAYIKRAVQDTETYDFKGQIWNPKKVFKWTDKNFDPVTITDPLIYECHVGMAQEKEGVGTYVEFADEVLPRIAALGYNCLQMMAVQEHPYYGSFGYHVSNFFAPTSRFGTPEDLKYLIDKAHGMGIAVIMDAVYSHAVKNIAEGLNDFDGSENQYFHKGGRGYHTGWDSKLFDYNRTEVLQFLLSNVRYWMEEFHFDGFRFDGVTSMLYHHHGEGVAFDHYDKYFKDMVDWDAICFLQLANTLIHEIKPGAISIAEDMSGMPGMCRKVEEGGIGFDYRLGMGIPDYWIKTLKHKADEEWDIHEMWNVLINRRYKEKTIAYAESHDQALVGDKTLAFWLMDKEMYWHMSKDDTNPIIDRGMALHKMLRLFTAALGGEGYLTFIGNEFGHPEWIDFPREGNGWSYQYARRQWSLVDNPDLKYKALNDFDSAMIHLLKEYQLLSSLPAQQLNMDAANRIIIFERNNLIFVFNFSTDQSIADYKFFAHREGSFELVLDSDAEQFGGHGRCDAEVIHHTLEVEDRPQLSIYTPCRTVQVLSWIPAKRV from the coding sequence ATGAACAAGAAAATTGGATTAGTCGCAGACGATGGATGGTTGGAGCCATATGAGTCGGATATACTACAGCGGTACAACTATTTTCAGGATCGACTTCAAGCTATTGTGGATCAGTATGGTTCATTGCGAGATTTTGCTTCGGGCGATTTGTATTTTGGATTGAACTATGACAAAAAACAAAAGGGGTGGTGGTATAGAGAGTGGGCGCCTGCTGCGGATGGACTTTCGCTGGTTGGAGATTTCAACCATTGGGATCCTTTGCATCATCCTTTGACCCAAGATGAAACAGGTATTTGGGGTATTTTCATCCCAGACAAATCTGAGTTCCCTCTACATCATGGTGAGCTCCTCAAAGTGAAGGTTCAGAATGCATTCAATGAGCGCGACAGAATTCCCGCTTATATCAAAAGAGCCGTCCAAGATACGGAAACCTATGATTTCAAAGGGCAAATCTGGAACCCGAAAAAGGTTTTCAAATGGACGGACAAGAATTTCGATCCTGTTACGATTACAGACCCTCTCATCTATGAATGTCATGTCGGAATGGCGCAGGAGAAGGAAGGAGTAGGAACGTACGTCGAATTTGCAGACGAAGTGTTACCGCGGATTGCTGCCTTGGGATATAACTGCCTGCAAATGATGGCAGTGCAAGAGCATCCTTACTATGGATCGTTTGGCTACCATGTATCCAATTTCTTTGCGCCGACCTCTCGTTTTGGGACTCCCGAAGATTTAAAATATCTGATAGACAAGGCACATGGCATGGGTATAGCTGTGATCATGGATGCGGTGTACTCTCATGCGGTGAAAAATATCGCCGAAGGTCTCAATGATTTTGATGGATCCGAAAATCAGTATTTTCACAAAGGAGGTCGTGGCTATCATACAGGTTGGGATTCCAAGTTGTTTGACTACAATCGTACCGAAGTACTACAGTTTTTGCTGTCCAATGTTCGCTATTGGATGGAGGAGTTTCACTTTGATGGATTCCGTTTCGATGGGGTGACGTCCATGCTTTACCATCATCACGGTGAGGGTGTGGCATTTGATCACTATGACAAGTACTTTAAGGACATGGTGGATTGGGATGCGATTTGCTTCCTGCAATTGGCCAATACCTTGATTCATGAGATCAAACCAGGAGCGATTTCGATCGCTGAAGACATGAGTGGCATGCCTGGCATGTGCCGAAAAGTAGAAGAGGGAGGGATCGGTTTTGATTACCGATTGGGAATGGGCATTCCTGACTATTGGATCAAAACGCTGAAACACAAAGCGGACGAGGAATGGGACATCCATGAAATGTGGAATGTATTGATTAATCGTCGTTACAAAGAAAAAACCATCGCCTATGCTGAGTCGCATGACCAAGCCTTGGTGGGAGACAAGACCTTGGCCTTTTGGTTGATGGACAAGGAGATGTACTGGCACATGTCCAAGGATGACACCAATCCGATTATAGATCGGGGAATGGCACTGCACAAAATGTTGCGTTTGTTTACGGCAGCTCTGGGAGGTGAAGGTTATTTGACCTTCATCGGCAATGAATTTGGTCATCCCGAGTGGATTGACTTTCCTCGTGAGGGCAATGGGTGGAGTTATCAGTATGCCAGACGCCAGTGGTCGCTGGTGGACAATCCGGACCTGAAATACAAGGCCTTGAATGATTTTGACTCTGCGATGATACACTTGCTCAAGGAGTATCAGTTGCTCTCCTCACTGCCCGCACAGCAGCTCAACATGGATGCGGCCAATCGAATCATCATCTTCGAACGAAACAACCTAATATTTGTATTCAATTTTAGTACGGATCAGTCTATTGCGGATTACAAGTTTTTTGCACACCGAGAGGGTAGCTTTGAGCTAGTGTTGGACAGTGATGCGGAGCAGTTTGGGGGGCATGGACGCTGTGATGCAGAGGTGATTCATCACACGCTAGAGGTAGAGGATAGGCCACAGCTCAGTATCTATACACCATGCCGCACGGTACAGGTGTTGTCATGGATACCTGCGAAACGGGTGTAG
- a CDS encoding uridine kinase family protein, translated as MKNSNYNPYIIGICGGSGSGKTKLLTDLQALFSSEQISVLLLDNYYRPYEEQFIDENGVVNFDIPGSIDLLAFAKDVIKLKQGETISREEYTFNNPNITPKIIVTKPAPIIVVEGIFVFSEKEISQQIDLKIFVDTHDHLMMKRRIIRDAIERNYDMEDVMYRFEYHVMPAYHQYISPYKYSADIVVPNNGSTFENALKVIQSYLDSRLKDEV; from the coding sequence TTGAAAAATTCAAATTACAATCCCTACATAATCGGTATATGTGGCGGCAGTGGTTCGGGCAAGACCAAACTCCTAACCGATCTACAAGCTTTGTTCTCCTCAGAGCAAATCAGTGTCCTGCTGCTTGACAACTACTATCGACCCTATGAGGAACAGTTCATCGACGAAAATGGAGTGGTGAATTTTGACATACCGGGATCGATTGATCTGTTGGCATTCGCCAAAGATGTGATAAAGCTCAAGCAAGGTGAAACCATCTCAAGGGAAGAATATACCTTCAACAATCCGAATATCACACCCAAGATAATAGTCACCAAGCCAGCTCCTATCATAGTAGTAGAGGGGATTTTTGTGTTCAGCGAAAAGGAAATCAGCCAGCAAATAGATCTAAAAATATTTGTAGATACGCACGATCACCTGATGATGAAGCGACGTATCATCAGAGATGCCATCGAGCGCAACTACGACATGGAAGACGTCATGTATCGATTTGAATACCACGTGATGCCAGCCTACCACCAGTACATCTCCCCCTACAAGTACAGCGCAGACATCGTCGTTCCCAACAATGGCTCAACATTCGAAAATGCACTAAAAGTCATTCAGTCATATCTGGATAGCCGATTGAAAGATGAAGTATAA
- a CDS encoding sll1863 family stress response protein produces MSVEHQGQVEKILKELGKKIDELIKEAKGAKDEIRDEVEAKIKVLKKKRDNLEEEYADFKVKNESKWVEIKNHLSSAAEEIKLAAEAAFKKKE; encoded by the coding sequence ATGAGTGTTGAACATCAAGGTCAAGTTGAAAAAATCCTGAAAGAACTGGGAAAGAAAATAGACGAGCTAATCAAAGAGGCCAAAGGTGCCAAAGATGAAATTCGTGATGAAGTAGAAGCCAAGATTAAGGTTTTGAAAAAGAAGCGAGACAACCTGGAAGAGGAGTATGCTGATTTTAAGGTGAAGAATGAAAGCAAATGGGTGGAAATCAAGAATCACCTGTCATCTGCAGCTGAGGAGATCAAATTGGCTGCCGAGGCTGCTTTCAAAAAGAAAGAGTAA
- a CDS encoding ABC-F family ATP-binding cassette domain-containing protein, whose protein sequence is MPPIAVSVEKLSKSYNDKELFEKVTFGIDQGQKVALVGVNGCGKSTLLNIISGKDKQDEGLVSFQKGLKVSYLAQSPDLDAFDTVLDSIFDPNHPESKLLGEYWELVEKEEPTMADQSRVEYLISEIDGRNAWDYEYKLKEILDKLGITDLNQKISSMSGGQKKRIALAKALLDDPEFLILDEPTNHLDLNIIEWLEDYLSSQNLSILMVTHDRYFLDKVCNEIIEIDRGQIFKYKGNYSYYLEKKAEQESINLAEKDKAKNLLSKELDWMRRQPKARGTKSKSRIEAFYETEKKANVDLSRQNMEIKLSGRRQGKKILELKKISKAWGDKSVFKNFSHVFARGEKIGVVGQNGTGKSTFLNVLTGEIKPDEGTIEQGLNTVFGYYHQHTIEEDPGKKVIDVISEIADSIELEDGNAITASQLLNQFLFPPKTQYSHVSKLSGGEKRRLQLLKVLITNPNFLILDEPTNDLDIVTLNVLEDYLDNFPGCLLVVSHDRYFMDRLVDHLFVLDETDEIQDFPGNYTDFRFQLEEKKKEKVDEKSDRGVEKVKSEEKRKLSYAEKLEFETLESDIEKLNKRKAEFEEKMNSGETDHAVLTEWSNELLVINDEIDSKELRWLELSEISQ, encoded by the coding sequence ATGCCTCCAATAGCAGTATCAGTAGAAAAATTATCCAAAAGTTACAACGACAAAGAGCTTTTTGAAAAGGTCACATTTGGGATCGACCAAGGTCAAAAAGTAGCGCTTGTCGGTGTGAATGGCTGTGGCAAATCCACTTTGCTCAACATCATCTCTGGCAAAGACAAGCAAGATGAAGGGTTGGTTTCTTTTCAAAAAGGTCTGAAAGTATCTTACTTGGCTCAATCACCTGATTTGGATGCTTTTGATACCGTCTTGGATTCTATTTTTGATCCCAATCACCCTGAGTCTAAACTGCTGGGAGAGTATTGGGAGTTGGTCGAAAAGGAAGAACCTACCATGGCTGATCAGTCACGAGTTGAGTACCTGATCTCTGAAATCGATGGTAGAAATGCCTGGGATTACGAATACAAACTCAAAGAAATTTTGGACAAACTGGGCATCACGGATCTGAATCAGAAGATCAGTAGCATGTCAGGAGGGCAGAAGAAGCGTATAGCGCTTGCCAAAGCGCTTTTGGATGATCCAGAATTTTTGATCCTCGATGAACCCACCAACCACCTGGATCTCAATATCATCGAGTGGTTGGAGGATTACTTGAGTTCGCAGAATTTGTCGATTCTGATGGTAACTCACGATAGGTATTTTCTCGACAAGGTGTGTAACGAGATCATTGAGATTGACCGTGGACAAATCTTCAAATACAAAGGCAATTATTCTTATTATTTAGAGAAGAAGGCCGAACAGGAAAGTATCAATTTGGCAGAAAAGGACAAAGCCAAAAACTTGCTTTCCAAGGAATTGGACTGGATGAGGCGCCAGCCTAAAGCACGAGGGACTAAGTCCAAATCAAGGATAGAGGCTTTTTACGAGACAGAGAAGAAGGCCAATGTGGACTTGAGCAGACAGAATATGGAGATCAAGCTGTCAGGAAGACGACAGGGGAAGAAGATTCTGGAGCTTAAAAAAATATCCAAAGCATGGGGAGACAAATCTGTTTTCAAGAATTTTTCCCACGTTTTTGCCAGAGGAGAGAAGATAGGCGTAGTGGGGCAAAACGGGACAGGAAAATCTACCTTCCTCAACGTCCTCACGGGAGAGATCAAACCTGATGAGGGAACGATCGAGCAGGGATTGAATACTGTTTTCGGGTACTATCATCAGCATACAATCGAGGAAGATCCAGGAAAGAAAGTGATAGATGTCATCTCAGAGATTGCGGATTCTATCGAGCTAGAGGATGGCAATGCCATCACAGCTTCTCAGCTATTGAATCAATTTTTGTTCCCGCCCAAAACGCAGTATTCGCATGTGTCTAAATTGAGTGGAGGAGAAAAGAGGAGGTTGCAACTGCTCAAGGTATTGATCACCAATCCTAACTTTTTGATTCTCGATGAGCCAACCAACGACTTGGATATTGTGACGCTCAATGTATTGGAGGATTATTTGGACAACTTCCCAGGTTGTCTGTTGGTTGTGTCGCATGATCGTTATTTCATGGATCGATTGGTGGATCATTTGTTTGTTTTAGATGAGACTGATGAGATTCAGGACTTTCCTGGCAATTACACCGACTTTAGATTCCAACTAGAGGAAAAGAAGAAGGAGAAGGTTGACGAAAAATCAGATCGGGGTGTTGAAAAGGTAAAATCAGAAGAAAAACGCAAATTGAGTTATGCGGAAAAGCTGGAGTTCGAAACCTTGGAATCAGATATTGAAAAATTGAATAAGAGGAAGGCAGAGTTTGAAGAAAAGATGAATTCTGGAGAAACCGATCATGCAGTATTGACGGAGTGGTCCAACGAATTGTTGGTGATCAATGATGAGATTGATTCCAAGGAGTTGAGATGGCTAGAACTGTCCGAAATCTCACAGTAG
- a CDS encoding PspC domain-containing protein — MTRILKKSSDRVLGGVLGGIADYFGWDYTLVRLAYVILSFMSIGFPGIIVYLVLWFIMPD, encoded by the coding sequence ATGACAAGAATATTGAAAAAATCAAGTGACAGAGTATTAGGAGGAGTATTAGGAGGGATAGCTGATTACTTTGGGTGGGATTACACCTTGGTGAGATTGGCCTATGTGATTCTCAGCTTCATGTCTATTGGATTCCCAGGCATTATCGTTTACCTCGTGCTTTGGTTCATCATGCCTGATTGA
- a CDS encoding 4'-phosphopantetheinyl transferase family protein, with protein MIEIPASHHVISFFTNEDVGTEILHTEEQKVAIHYESKRLLDFCRGRYCAHQCLKQVGMTSPILKETSGAPKWPIGMTGSISHSQHLAGAILASHQIYQTIGLDIETIGRVQPDLWDLFFTSDEIKLLSSANNAESEFLSTLFFSMKETFYKMQYQLTKSFIDFHDCEVILSGNEYYIKPLIQMPKTMSNGSHYKMDFQRWKNEVICYSMIEHEGHRPEINQA; from the coding sequence ATGATTGAGATACCAGCTTCTCACCATGTCATTTCATTTTTTACCAATGAAGATGTAGGTACAGAAATTCTACACACTGAAGAACAAAAGGTAGCTATTCACTATGAATCAAAAAGATTATTAGACTTTTGTCGAGGCAGATACTGTGCACATCAATGCTTAAAACAGGTTGGGATGACCTCTCCTATATTGAAAGAAACTTCTGGTGCGCCCAAATGGCCCATCGGGATGACAGGATCCATCAGCCATTCGCAGCACTTGGCTGGAGCAATACTTGCTTCACACCAAATATACCAAACCATAGGTCTTGATATCGAAACCATCGGTAGAGTACAACCCGATCTATGGGATTTGTTTTTTACCTCCGATGAAATCAAACTACTCTCATCGGCCAATAATGCTGAAAGCGAGTTTCTCAGCACTTTGTTTTTTTCTATGAAAGAGACATTCTACAAAATGCAATACCAACTCACCAAGTCATTTATAGATTTTCATGATTGTGAAGTCATCTTATCAGGAAACGAGTATTACATCAAACCTTTGATTCAAATGCCCAAAACAATGAGCAATGGTTCTCACTATAAAATGGATTTCCAGCGCTGGAAAAATGAAGTCATTTGTTACTCGATGATCGAGCATGAAGGTCATCGGCCTGAAATCAATCAGGCATGA